One genomic segment of [Phormidium] sp. ETS-05 includes these proteins:
- a CDS encoding DUF2809 domain-containing protein, which translates to MTKIRISLLASMAFIVPFGLATKFYRGPGQAWLNDSFGGIPYEIFWILLVVFIWPQLSAARAALLVFITTCLLEFLQLWHPPFLTAIRANFFGRLVLGTTFIWWDFPYYVIGCLAGWAWVRRLQKLIWGSKGN; encoded by the coding sequence ATGACAAAAATCAGAATATCTCTGCTGGCGAGTATGGCATTCATTGTCCCTTTTGGTCTCGCAACCAAGTTTTATCGGGGACCGGGACAAGCATGGCTTAACGATTCTTTTGGCGGGATTCCTTACGAGATTTTTTGGATATTACTGGTAGTATTTATCTGGCCACAATTATCAGCCGCTAGAGCTGCCTTACTGGTGTTTATTACTACCTGCTTGCTGGAATTTCTCCAGTTATGGCATCCCCCATTTTTAACCGCTATCCGGGCTAATTTTTTTGGGCGTTTGGTGCTGGGTACTACCTTTATTTGGTGGGATTTTCCCTATTATGTGATTGGCTGTTTAGCTGGTTGGGCGTGGGTGCGCAGGCTCCAAAAGCTAATTTGGGGCAGTAAAGGCAATTGA